The following proteins are encoded in a genomic region of Gimesia algae:
- a CDS encoding phage tail tape measure protein, protein MELFTKDAKLRKGLDAAKQRLNAFGKFTAGIGVKMAAFGSAVLAPFGLAIKAGSDLQETMNKFNVVFGENSKAVKAWGDEYGKQVGRSERQIADFMASNQDLLVPMGFEEDAATNMSKQITQLSVDLASFNNMQDTDTLRDLQAALTGSGEVMKKYGVIVSQAAVNQELLNMKLDPKTATEAEKAQARFNIILRGTTAAQGDAIRSADSWANQKKALAAQIENVAGKIGNVLLPVVTPLLMQVNKGVELFGGFIEKNQELVKYVALGGVVLLVAGAAFLTLGGMAIFAGAAIGGLTTMMALAGTVIGAVLSPVGLLTAAVVGGAGALLYYTGVGGKAIAWIKDQFSGLGGTVSKVFAAIKNAMAAGDYKKAAEILWLGIKVAFLAGTNQLMAKVGEWKAYFLNIWYGTIDDASKYFIDSWANLRSNWESVTQFFGDAWDTVMNRVQKVWSVVGGSIINGIGHTMNMLKVLNPALMKVLPSTGEFRFRAKEATGANLTSEEIDNATNASIANRNQGSEKNLREIENTRSGANQAVDGDAQGRIANQQQSEADAKQKANDELAAAQTALADAMREASNELSDSAEKTKNGETKTEQAAKAANAPGGSLKEASQSISGGSGDLRSKEGIDTLAKLINMTGEKTVQEDQLTTLKRILTALSNGQQVEVLRSS, encoded by the coding sequence GTGGAATTGTTCACAAAGGATGCCAAGCTGCGTAAAGGACTGGACGCAGCAAAGCAGCGGCTGAATGCCTTCGGTAAATTTACCGCTGGTATTGGCGTCAAAATGGCTGCGTTCGGTTCTGCTGTCCTGGCTCCCTTCGGACTGGCTATCAAAGCAGGCTCTGATCTGCAGGAAACCATGAACAAGTTTAACGTCGTTTTCGGGGAAAACTCAAAAGCGGTGAAAGCATGGGGGGACGAATATGGAAAACAGGTAGGACGTTCTGAACGGCAAATCGCTGACTTTATGGCATCGAATCAGGACCTGCTGGTTCCGATGGGCTTTGAGGAAGACGCTGCCACCAACATGAGTAAACAGATTACTCAACTATCGGTGGATCTGGCATCCTTCAACAACATGCAGGACACCGACACCTTGCGTGATCTTCAAGCTGCTTTAACCGGCAGTGGTGAAGTCATGAAAAAGTATGGTGTGATTGTTTCTCAGGCTGCTGTGAATCAAGAGCTGCTGAATATGAAACTGGATCCAAAAACAGCAACGGAAGCCGAAAAGGCACAAGCCCGGTTTAATATCATTCTGCGAGGTACCACAGCAGCACAGGGAGATGCAATCCGGTCGGCTGACAGTTGGGCTAATCAGAAAAAAGCACTGGCAGCACAGATTGAGAACGTTGCCGGCAAAATCGGGAACGTGCTGTTGCCGGTGGTCACTCCATTACTGATGCAGGTCAATAAAGGGGTTGAGCTGTTCGGTGGATTCATTGAGAAAAATCAAGAGCTGGTCAAATACGTTGCCCTGGGGGGAGTTGTTCTGCTAGTTGCAGGTGCTGCGTTCCTGACATTGGGAGGAATGGCAATTTTTGCAGGTGCTGCCATTGGTGGTCTCACTACCATGATGGCCCTGGCCGGTACTGTAATCGGCGCTGTTCTGTCTCCGGTGGGCTTGCTGACGGCGGCTGTGGTCGGTGGGGCTGGCGCTCTGCTTTATTACACAGGCGTAGGAGGCAAGGCCATTGCCTGGATCAAAGACCAGTTCTCTGGACTGGGGGGCACCGTCAGCAAAGTGTTCGCTGCCATCAAAAATGCGATGGCAGCGGGAGACTATAAGAAAGCGGCGGAAATCCTCTGGCTGGGGATCAAAGTTGCATTCCTGGCCGGAACCAACCAGCTGATGGCGAAAGTCGGTGAATGGAAGGCCTATTTTCTCAATATCTGGTATGGCACCATCGACGATGCGTCCAAGTACTTCATTGATTCATGGGCAAATCTGCGAAGCAACTGGGAATCAGTAACTCAGTTTTTCGGCGATGCCTGGGACACCGTAATGAACAGAGTCCAGAAAGTCTGGTCTGTGGTCGGCGGGAGCATCATCAATGGGATCGGCCATACGATGAACATGCTCAAGGTTCTCAACCCAGCACTAATGAAAGTACTCCCCAGCACGGGCGAGTTTCGATTTCGGGCAAAGGAAGCAACTGGTGCTAATTTAACTTCTGAAGAGATCGACAACGCCACAAATGCCAGTATCGCAAATCGGAACCAAGGGTCTGAAAAGAATCTTCGCGAAATTGAAAATACACGCAGTGGAGCGAATCAGGCCGTTGACGGGGATGCCCAGGGGCGGATTGCAAATCAACAGCAGTCCGAAGCTGATGCAAAGCAGAAAGCCAACGATGAATTAGCGGCTGCACAAACTGCCCTGGCTGATGCGATGCGTGAAGCCAGCAATGAGTTATCCGATTCTGCTGAGAAAACCAAGAACGGGGAAACCAAAACCGAACAGGCCGCAAAGGCAGCAAATGCCCCTGGGGGATCGTTAAAAGAAGCAAGCCAGTCAATCAGCGGTGGTTCAGGTGACCTGCGATCTAAGGAAGGCATCGACACGCTGGCCAAGCTGATCAATATGACCGGTGAAAAAACAGTTCAAGAGGATCAATTGACGACTCTGAAACGCATTCTGACAGCACTGTCAAACGGTCAACAGGTCGAAGTTTTGAGGAGTAGCTGA
- a CDS encoding major capsid protein, whose protein sequence is MADTYETLTDIGKVNDENLADVEITDLLDDAPLLAALAAETASDGDKHKYPKETGAPVVGFRDINAGIEHSVSGDEIVTIDLKVLDASTRTDVAAASIWKKGGPLAYVARKNRRSLKSAFATAEKQIIYGTGNKSDGFVGLADAETLDDLDDPMVVDAGGTTADTASSVYLIRTNDEGTDCTLITGMEGNITIGETSTQEVDDADGKHYHAYVTAILAWLGLQIGSIHSVGRIVNLTEDDGKGLTDDLIYKGLEKFPSSKQPNLIVMNRRSLRQLRESRTATNPSGTPAARPTEVDGIPIICTDSIINTEALLAAEE, encoded by the coding sequence GTGGCTGATACTTATGAAACTTTAACGGATATCGGCAAGGTTAATGACGAAAACCTGGCTGATGTTGAGATCACAGATCTGCTGGACGATGCACCGTTGCTGGCTGCATTGGCTGCAGAAACGGCCAGCGATGGCGATAAACACAAATACCCCAAAGAAACCGGGGCGCCTGTTGTTGGTTTCCGTGATATTAATGCTGGTATTGAACACAGCGTTTCCGGTGATGAAATCGTCACGATTGACTTAAAGGTTCTTGACGCATCAACGCGGACGGACGTGGCTGCTGCTTCGATCTGGAAAAAAGGCGGACCTCTTGCCTATGTTGCTCGCAAGAATCGACGCAGCCTGAAATCTGCTTTTGCAACTGCTGAAAAACAGATTATCTACGGGACGGGTAATAAATCAGATGGCTTTGTTGGTCTGGCTGATGCGGAAACGCTGGACGATCTGGACGATCCAATGGTGGTCGATGCTGGCGGAACGACTGCCGACACTGCCAGTAGCGTTTACTTGATTCGTACCAATGATGAGGGAACTGACTGCACGCTGATCACTGGTATGGAAGGCAATATCACTATTGGTGAGACCAGCACCCAGGAGGTTGATGACGCCGATGGTAAGCATTATCACGCTTATGTGACTGCGATTCTTGCCTGGTTGGGTCTTCAAATCGGGTCAATCCATTCAGTGGGCCGGATTGTCAATCTCACCGAAGATGATGGCAAAGGCCTGACTGATGACCTGATTTACAAGGGGCTGGAAAAGTTCCCGTCCAGTAAACAGCCTAATTTAATCGTGATGAATCGACGCAGCCTGCGTCAACTACGAGAGTCCCGAACGGCAACCAACCCGTCTGGAACTCCCGCTGCACGGCCAACGGAGGTTGATGGCATTCCGATTATCTGTACTGACTCAATTATCAACACGGAAGCACTGCTGGCTGCTGAAGAATAA
- a CDS encoding phage portal protein translates to MLKGLSSGVNRVRSYFGYDAAEPKNKRKSRSGPIKSEDAVLGKSARRKVISTANEVHRNFAIAGWMIRKHLDYTTQFSFQCKTEDEGFNNEVEEFVKERSKKTNCDIAGRHDLDMFMRIAEIRSLVDNDVGILRLNTGHSQGAEGDRIRNHPKPNKNDTWVHGVRTNKAGRALDFAIFNRGKGGNGYEFDRTVKAKNLYLHGYYDRYDQVRGVSPILAGLTDLQDVDEGFDLGLAKLKVEQLFAMAIFREATEGFGGPTQTEDDDEETEVDERKYQVDFGAGPVMLDLDPGDRAEFLKSDAPGVNTTGFLNSVIAVTLKSLDIPFSFYDESFTNFFGSKAAWQHYDRSCVTKRQRNRSLRDWWIVGQLQWGVIHNEIKLPSGIRLKKQFWEWVPNGMPWWDPLKEINGDKAAVTGGFDNPYDICKRRGNKSFEDNIKLTAKAFKFAEKMGVPLDFGIVPQTVEVVEKDA, encoded by the coding sequence TTGCTTAAAGGATTGAGCAGCGGTGTCAATCGGGTTCGTTCTTACTTCGGCTATGATGCAGCCGAACCGAAGAACAAACGCAAGTCTCGGTCGGGTCCGATCAAGTCTGAAGATGCCGTTCTGGGCAAGTCTGCACGCCGAAAAGTAATCAGCACAGCAAACGAAGTTCATCGCAACTTTGCCATTGCTGGGTGGATGATTCGCAAACACCTGGATTACACGACTCAGTTTTCTTTTCAGTGCAAAACTGAGGATGAGGGTTTTAATAATGAAGTTGAAGAGTTTGTCAAAGAGCGATCCAAAAAGACCAACTGCGACATTGCAGGCCGTCATGACTTAGATATGTTTATGCGAATTGCTGAAATTCGCTCCCTGGTAGACAACGATGTAGGCATCCTGCGATTAAACACGGGGCACTCTCAAGGGGCAGAAGGCGACCGTATTCGCAATCATCCCAAACCAAACAAAAACGATACCTGGGTGCATGGTGTCCGCACAAACAAGGCTGGCAGAGCCTTAGATTTCGCAATCTTTAACCGTGGCAAAGGCGGAAACGGGTACGAATTTGACCGCACAGTAAAGGCGAAAAACCTGTATTTGCACGGCTATTATGATCGGTATGACCAAGTACGAGGGGTTTCGCCGATTCTGGCCGGGCTGACTGATTTGCAAGACGTTGATGAAGGTTTTGATTTAGGCCTGGCGAAACTGAAGGTTGAGCAACTGTTTGCAATGGCGATATTTCGCGAAGCAACAGAAGGCTTCGGTGGTCCGACTCAGACTGAAGATGATGATGAAGAAACCGAAGTTGATGAGCGAAAGTACCAAGTAGACTTCGGGGCAGGTCCGGTCATGTTGGACTTGGACCCAGGTGACCGAGCAGAGTTTTTAAAGTCGGACGCACCGGGCGTTAACACAACCGGGTTTTTGAACTCGGTGATTGCAGTCACTCTAAAGTCGTTAGACATCCCGTTTTCATTTTATGACGAAAGTTTCACCAACTTTTTTGGTAGCAAGGCAGCATGGCAGCACTACGACAGGTCATGCGTAACGAAGCGGCAACGCAACAGGTCACTCCGTGATTGGTGGATTGTTGGTCAACTTCAATGGGGCGTGATCCATAACGAAATCAAGCTTCCGTCTGGAATCAGGCTAAAAAAACAGTTCTGGGAGTGGGTGCCTAACGGGATGCCTTGGTGGGACCCACTCAAGGAAATCAACGGAGACAAAGCTGCAGTAACAGGCGGTTTTGATAATCCGTATGACATCTGCAAACGTCGTGGAAACAAAAGTTTTGAAGACAACATTAAGCTGACCGCGAAAGCTTTCAAGTTTGCAGAAAAGATGGGCGTTCCGTTGGATTTTGGAATCGTACCTCAGACTGTAGAAGTGGTGGAAAAAGATGCCTGA
- a CDS encoding terminase gpA endonuclease subunit: MKSAGERHRATAGKRSRERSEAAAEIGLPPAVVDPARKEACRFDLLLFLVTYFPHSTGLNPFSEDHKQAIEAIETAILSGGRYLNAVYRGFAKTTISENAALWATLYGHRRFVVIVGADETAAAENIDSIKTELLTNDLLYEDFPEACFPIVELDNKFQRCSTQTVGGELTHIKWNADKVVLPSVFVNDKLSDSGGAIIQARGLTGRIRGLSHKRSDGVKQRPDLAIIDDPQTDVSAASPTQVKSRLKLIQKAVLKLGGHNSTLACVMNATVIEEGDLIDQLLDPIKHPEWQGVKVAMIKSWAKRHDDLWKDKYARLRNSYNPEMPGDKKRAEQEATEFYRQNFDEMNEGCVVSWYYCFDAENEISAIQHAYNALIDDGEDVFETEYQNNPQRAGSDSFILLSVRAIADKCNEFERYEVPPECRKLVMGIDIQQKVLFYTILAVSDQFDIFNIDSGCYPDQRKQFFSLKDIKPTIQQKHPGLGLEKQLEEAINACVLLFHSRIYTNKKGEEFRLGTTLIDAAWGESTAAVKKVCRENEFSSKLYPAFGKGVKASDYPLLSIKPQKGEFRPTDTTVPWRMLPSEERGQRHVIWDTNSVKTFLHRRLLVPYGSPGSMTLHNKKGGHDLYAEHLRAEYAIEVEARGRKVNEWALNPGRPDNHWLDTTNMAIVAASIEGASLLGKPAARKSKRKRRKRVSYL; the protein is encoded by the coding sequence ATGAAATCAGCAGGCGAACGCCATAGGGCAACAGCGGGCAAGCGTTCCCGCGAGCGTTCCGAGGCTGCTGCTGAAATCGGGCTTCCCCCTGCGGTGGTTGACCCGGCAAGAAAGGAAGCTTGCCGGTTTGACCTGCTTTTGTTCCTGGTTACGTATTTCCCTCACTCGACGGGGCTGAATCCCTTCAGTGAGGACCACAAACAAGCGATTGAGGCGATTGAAACGGCGATTCTGTCCGGTGGTCGATATCTAAACGCCGTTTATCGTGGATTCGCGAAAACAACAATCAGCGAAAATGCAGCCCTCTGGGCTACCCTGTATGGCCATCGGCGCTTTGTTGTGATCGTTGGTGCCGACGAAACAGCAGCAGCTGAAAATATCGACTCGATAAAAACCGAGTTACTGACCAACGATTTACTGTATGAAGACTTCCCGGAAGCCTGTTTTCCGATTGTCGAGTTAGACAACAAATTCCAGCGGTGCAGCACTCAGACCGTTGGTGGCGAATTGACCCACATTAAGTGGAACGCCGATAAGGTGGTGCTTCCCAGTGTTTTTGTTAATGACAAGCTGAGCGACAGCGGCGGGGCCATTATTCAGGCCAGAGGATTGACGGGCCGGATTCGTGGCCTGTCTCACAAACGTTCTGACGGTGTGAAGCAACGTCCCGACCTGGCAATTATCGACGATCCACAGACCGATGTTTCAGCGGCGTCACCGACTCAGGTTAAAAGCAGACTCAAGTTAATACAGAAGGCGGTTTTAAAGTTAGGCGGGCACAACTCCACACTGGCGTGTGTGATGAATGCTACTGTCATCGAAGAGGGAGACTTAATTGATCAGCTGCTAGACCCGATCAAACACCCAGAATGGCAGGGTGTGAAGGTGGCAATGATCAAGAGTTGGGCCAAACGTCACGACGATCTTTGGAAGGACAAATACGCGAGACTCCGCAACTCGTATAACCCTGAGATGCCAGGGGATAAAAAGCGGGCAGAACAAGAGGCGACCGAGTTTTACCGTCAGAACTTCGACGAAATGAACGAGGGATGCGTTGTTTCCTGGTATTACTGCTTTGATGCAGAGAACGAAATCAGCGCGATACAGCACGCCTACAACGCTCTGATTGATGATGGCGAAGACGTATTTGAAACCGAATACCAGAACAATCCCCAGCGGGCGGGTTCTGATAGTTTCATCTTGTTGTCTGTGCGGGCAATTGCTGACAAATGTAATGAGTTTGAACGATATGAAGTTCCTCCGGAATGCCGCAAGCTGGTAATGGGGATTGATATTCAACAGAAGGTGCTGTTCTACACCATCTTGGCGGTTTCTGACCAGTTCGATATTTTCAACATCGACAGCGGCTGTTACCCCGATCAACGCAAGCAGTTCTTTTCACTGAAGGACATCAAGCCCACCATTCAGCAGAAGCATCCAGGCCTGGGTTTGGAAAAACAACTTGAGGAAGCAATCAACGCCTGTGTCCTGCTGTTTCACAGTCGGATTTATACCAACAAAAAAGGAGAAGAGTTTCGGCTTGGTACTACTTTGATCGACGCTGCCTGGGGCGAAAGCACTGCAGCTGTCAAAAAGGTTTGTCGGGAAAATGAATTTTCCAGCAAACTCTACCCCGCATTCGGTAAGGGTGTGAAGGCTTCCGATTATCCACTGCTTTCAATTAAACCGCAAAAGGGGGAATTCAGACCGACCGACACAACGGTGCCATGGCGCATGCTGCCCAGTGAGGAGCGAGGCCAAAGGCATGTGATCTGGGACACTAACAGCGTGAAAACGTTTTTACACAGGCGGCTACTTGTGCCTTACGGCTCGCCTGGATCAATGACACTTCACAACAAGAAAGGGGGGCATGATTTATATGCAGAGCATTTAAGAGCAGAGTATGCAATTGAAGTCGAGGCCAGAGGACGGAAGGTCAATGAATGGGCTCTGAACCCTGGCCGGCCAGACAACCACTGGCTTGATACCACCAACATGGCAATCGTGGCAGCCAGCATCGAGGGGGCTTCACTCCTCGGAAAGCCAGCAGCAAGAAAATCGAAACGCAAGCGACGTAAAAGGGTGAGTTATCTATGA
- a CDS encoding TIR domain-containing protein gives MKTKVFLSWGGATSRDIAKETKRWMESVIQAVDPFYSDRNIESGSYFPAELIKPLEATNIGVLCLTKECLNNKWVHFETGNLFKGDTKSRVHTLLFGLESSQVESPLSFFQHKNFEKQKFKEFMEVINEDTGELKLDPNRFNEYFDREWPLYEENINNILKQDSGSCDIKPRPQSDMIEEILELVRSTQRNISAEKYEQRYKYLVAQLLFLVNKMGKHVPRDIGPDFLNAYYGLLSRVRTEQSFINKDNYVVLDKLVKDFPSLEMQILLEEQLEKDLETKELEKLNDESSA, from the coding sequence ATGAAAACAAAAGTATTTCTTAGTTGGGGTGGCGCTACTAGCCGTGATATTGCCAAAGAAACGAAGCGATGGATGGAGTCAGTTATCCAAGCTGTAGACCCATTCTATTCAGATCGCAACATTGAAAGTGGGAGCTATTTCCCTGCTGAACTTATTAAGCCTCTGGAAGCTACCAATATTGGGGTGCTCTGTCTGACTAAAGAATGCCTGAATAATAAATGGGTACATTTTGAAACAGGAAATTTATTTAAAGGGGATACAAAATCAAGGGTCCATACCTTGTTGTTTGGTCTTGAAAGTTCGCAAGTTGAATCTCCGTTATCTTTCTTTCAGCATAAAAATTTTGAGAAGCAGAAATTCAAAGAATTCATGGAAGTGATTAACGAAGACACCGGTGAATTAAAATTAGACCCCAATAGGTTTAATGAGTACTTTGACCGAGAATGGCCATTATACGAAGAGAACATAAATAATATCCTTAAGCAAGATAGTGGTTCCTGTGATATTAAGCCGCGTCCACAATCAGACATGATTGAAGAAATATTAGAATTGGTTAGGTCTACTCAAAGAAATATATCCGCGGAAAAATATGAACAGAGATATAAGTATCTTGTAGCCCAATTGCTTTTTCTTGTTAATAAGATGGGTAAGCATGTGCCACGAGACATTGGTCCTGACTTTTTGAATGCTTATTATGGTTTGCTTTCCAGGGTGAGAACTGAACAATCATTTATAAATAAAGACAACTATGTTGTTCTTGATAAATTGGTGAAGGATTTCCCATCGTTGGAAATGCAAATATTATTAGAGGAACAACTTGAAAAGGACCTTGAGACAAAAGAACTCGAAAAACTAAACGATGAATCTAGTGCTTAG
- a CDS encoding PDDEXK family nuclease translates to MGLKKAKKKPDLESVFLKIWREVTGLPPPEREVQFHPTRKWRLDFAWLKQRVAVEIQGGTFLKGKTGHSSGVGIQRDCEKGNAATMLGWRVLHFTTQDLRKQPVQCCEQVIDLLNWRFKT, encoded by the coding sequence GTGGGACTGAAGAAAGCAAAGAAGAAACCCGACCTGGAATCAGTCTTCCTGAAAATCTGGCGGGAGGTAACCGGTTTGCCTCCGCCAGAGCGGGAGGTTCAGTTTCACCCAACGCGAAAGTGGCGGCTTGATTTTGCCTGGTTGAAACAAAGGGTGGCTGTGGAGATACAAGGCGGGACGTTCCTGAAGGGTAAGACCGGGCATTCGTCAGGTGTGGGGATTCAGCGAGACTGTGAGAAGGGCAACGCAGCAACGATGCTCGGATGGCGTGTGCTGCATTTTACAACGCAGGACCTGCGTAAGCAGCCTGTGCAATGCTGTGAGCAGGTGATTGACCTATTGAATTGGAGGTTCAAAACATGA
- the ssb gene encoding single-stranded DNA-binding protein — MASFNKVILVGNLTRDPQVRYTPGGTAVNEIGLAVNRSWFDKNSNSRKEETTFVDVTLWGRSAEVASEYLTKGRPVLIEGRLQLDQWDDKESGQRRSKLKVVGENMTMLGSGNGGGQQGQPQQQQYQQQPADDGSGFDVHRQPSMDNEEMPWD, encoded by the coding sequence GTGGCAAGTTTTAACAAAGTGATTCTGGTAGGCAATTTGACTCGTGATCCTCAGGTGAGGTATACGCCAGGCGGTACAGCCGTAAATGAAATCGGGCTGGCCGTGAATCGTAGCTGGTTCGATAAAAACTCCAATTCCCGCAAAGAGGAGACCACGTTCGTTGATGTAACGCTGTGGGGACGTTCGGCAGAAGTCGCCAGCGAATACCTCACCAAAGGGCGTCCCGTTCTGATTGAAGGCCGTCTGCAGCTGGATCAATGGGACGATAAAGAGTCCGGACAGAGACGCAGCAAGCTGAAGGTGGTCGGGGAAAACATGACCATGTTGGGCTCTGGTAATGGTGGCGGTCAGCAGGGCCAGCCTCAACAACAGCAGTACCAGCAGCAGCCAGCCGACGATGGTAGCGGCTTCGATGTTCATCGTCAGCCGTCAATGGATAACGAGGAGATGCCGTGGGACTGA
- a CDS encoding bifunctional DNA primase/polymerase — MNHRDKVISQAVKYSAHFGLAVLPLSSSKQPPRDFAWQPLQNRRMTVKEILGCPVWENIGIVTGAISGVAVIDCDTMEAANRFWNECKTPVVVETPKGFHFFYRHPGQSVKTCQSDGYDIRGDGGYVVAPPSVVNGKHYRFHSGAEQFRPENLPLFNLSWIPKPKSETCSTEFDKKIRDGEAYVKRIYAVSGQNGHNETYKVVCYLKESGMDELEAWAVLHRWNDTNAQPPWNEKELLHKLKSVFRKA, encoded by the coding sequence ATGAATCACAGAGACAAGGTTATTTCGCAAGCGGTAAAGTATTCAGCCCACTTTGGTCTGGCGGTACTGCCGTTGAGCAGTTCAAAACAGCCCCCTCGGGACTTCGCCTGGCAACCGCTGCAGAATCGACGAATGACTGTAAAAGAAATACTGGGCTGCCCAGTCTGGGAGAACATCGGCATTGTTACTGGAGCAATCAGCGGGGTTGCTGTGATCGACTGTGACACAATGGAAGCGGCGAACCGTTTCTGGAATGAATGCAAAACACCTGTTGTTGTGGAGACTCCAAAAGGCTTTCATTTTTTCTATCGTCACCCTGGGCAGTCTGTCAAGACCTGCCAATCAGACGGCTATGACATCAGAGGCGACGGTGGTTATGTCGTTGCCCCTCCCTCTGTGGTCAATGGAAAACACTACCGGTTTCACAGCGGGGCTGAACAGTTCAGGCCGGAAAACCTGCCGTTGTTCAATCTGTCCTGGATTCCGAAACCGAAGTCAGAAACCTGCTCAACGGAGTTTGATAAAAAGATTCGGGACGGTGAAGCCTATGTAAAACGAATTTATGCAGTCAGTGGCCAGAACGGTCACAACGAAACGTACAAGGTTGTCTGTTACTTGAAAGAATCGGGCATGGATGAACTGGAAGCCTGGGCGGTGCTTCATCGTTGGAACGACACCAACGCTCAACCGCCGTGGAATGAAAAAGAGTTGTTACACAAACTGAAGTCTGTTTTTAGGAAGGCATGA
- a CDS encoding putative quorum-sensing-regulated virulence factor, which yields MKFTPRDYQAEAIGNFYDLIDDGSPGAIARCFTGGGKTFMGAMAAERWLRRSSDHYVMVLAHERQLVNQFRSELGDFLRIPVGLEMGTDGSVAFGGYGTPRVTVASRATLAEKGGCSRLYKFSYEKHWLVIIDECHRYAYSLPSCKHIIDWFENNPESKRLGLSATPERGDGISLRRLFPDVALDYKMFGEEKNAIRDGWCVPFDQRFVSVEGVDFQNIKEVNGDFDIEELDEALRQREALLSMVRPMMDLVEDRRTIIFSPTVKMARAVAHTINEFRPGAAQALDGSAGDELKEERYSQHQTGQFQFLSVCGLCREGYNDPGIEAVAVFRPTKSRSLAEQMKGRGCRPLRGVLDGLLTAEERRAAIAASLKPNCMIIDLVGVTGLPPVASTAHLLASGKPDEVIQRANQNAMKNKGPTDMVEELAKAERQISEENDAAKQRYLEQQRIEKEAADRLARIKGEVRYSTSQVADGNGVAKRELKGVKKEITEMPFGKFQGEPIKDLPDYYLNWAIEKCKGGSLQKALRKEVSRRGGMNAPATEKQINVLSRFGYATDGLTQAQAGDIITNQINKRTMSRV from the coding sequence TTGAAATTTACGCCTCGGGATTATCAAGCCGAGGCGATAGGTAATTTCTACGACCTGATTGATGATGGTTCACCGGGGGCAATCGCCCGGTGTTTTACAGGCGGCGGGAAAACGTTCATGGGAGCGATGGCTGCTGAACGTTGGCTTCGTCGTTCCAGTGATCATTATGTAATGGTGCTGGCTCATGAACGTCAGTTGGTGAATCAGTTTCGGTCTGAACTGGGAGATTTTCTACGTATCCCTGTCGGGCTGGAAATGGGGACGGACGGAAGTGTTGCCTTCGGCGGTTACGGAACGCCCAGGGTTACCGTAGCCAGTCGGGCAACACTGGCAGAAAAGGGCGGCTGTTCGCGTCTGTATAAATTCAGTTATGAAAAACACTGGTTGGTGATTATCGATGAATGCCATCGATACGCGTATTCGTTGCCTTCCTGCAAACACATTATTGACTGGTTTGAAAACAACCCCGAAAGCAAAAGGCTCGGGTTGTCGGCAACTCCAGAACGGGGAGACGGGATCTCTCTGCGCAGGCTGTTTCCCGATGTGGCATTGGATTACAAGATGTTTGGCGAAGAGAAAAACGCCATTCGGGACGGTTGGTGCGTTCCCTTTGATCAGCGATTCGTATCAGTCGAGGGTGTTGACTTCCAGAACATAAAAGAGGTCAACGGGGATTTTGATATTGAGGAGTTGGACGAAGCCCTCCGGCAACGTGAAGCGTTACTGTCGATGGTCAGACCGATGATGGATCTGGTTGAAGACCGTCGCACAATCATCTTCAGCCCTACCGTGAAAATGGCTCGGGCTGTTGCTCACACAATCAACGAATTTCGACCGGGCGCAGCGCAGGCCCTGGACGGTTCAGCTGGCGACGAATTGAAAGAAGAGCGATACAGCCAGCATCAAACCGGGCAGTTTCAGTTTTTATCTGTCTGCGGTTTGTGCCGTGAAGGTTACAACGATCCGGGAATCGAGGCTGTTGCTGTTTTCCGACCAACGAAAAGCCGGTCACTTGCAGAACAGATGAAGGGGCGTGGATGCCGTCCGTTGAGGGGAGTTCTGGACGGGCTGCTGACAGCCGAGGAACGCCGTGCTGCGATTGCTGCGAGCCTCAAACCGAATTGCATGATTATTGACCTGGTGGGCGTTACAGGGCTACCTCCGGTTGCCTCAACGGCTCATCTATTGGCCAGCGGAAAACCTGATGAAGTGATACAGCGGGCCAATCAGAACGCCATGAAAAACAAAGGACCGACCGACATGGTCGAGGAACTGGCCAAAGCGGAACGGCAGATTTCAGAGGAAAACGACGCAGCGAAACAGCGGTACCTGGAACAACAGCGAATAGAAAAAGAAGCGGCAGACCGGCTGGCCAGGATCAAAGGGGAAGTGCGCTATTCAACCAGTCAGGTAGCGGACGGTAACGGCGTTGCCAAGCGCGAGCTGAAAGGCGTCAAAAAAGAAATCACAGAGATGCCATTCGGGAAGTTCCAAGGCGAGCCAATTAAGGATCTGCCTGATTACTACCTGAACTGGGCAATTGAGAAATGCAAAGGGGGCTCATTGCAGAAAGCCCTCCGGAAAGAAGTCAGCAGGCGAGGGGGAATGAACGCGCCTGCTACTGAAAAACAAATCAATGTGCTGTCTCGGTTTGGATATGCCACAGACGGGCTCACACAGGCCCAGGCTGGCGACATCATCACGAATCAGATCAATAAGCGGACGATGTCCCGAGTGTGA